In the Malassezia vespertilionis chromosome 8, complete sequence genome, ATCCGCAGCTGGACCCTATCGGGGTAAGCATCAGCCCTGTTGCGGCACTGTGCAATCACAGCTGTACACCAAACGCCGTCGTGGTATTTCCTTCCAGCTCCTCTTCGCGTACGATGCAGCTTGTCTCGCTCAAACCGATCCGCTCAGGCGAACAAGTATGGACATCGTACGTGGACTTGATGGACACGTATGCTCACCGGCAACACATGCTGCAGGCACGGTACATGTTTACATGTTCGTGTCCCTTGTGCACGCTTACTACCTGCGGTGCGCCCCACTGGACGGATCCGCGAACAAGCCTATGGTGTCGCGTGCCGGGGTGCCGCGGATTCGTtgccacgccgcgcctggATGCAGACCGAAGCGATACGGGTGCATGCAATGTGTGTGCAAAGCAAAGTACCCTGCGCGGTACTTTGGCCTTGCATACGAGATGGCAggccgccgaggcgctcgcagAAATGGCACAGCACGATGCGGCCGCGATACCCTACACAAAGCTCCTGTCCATGGTAGCGTGGCTCAGCGAGCTAGTCCCACCTGCGAATACACTGCTATGGCGTTTGCTCTACACCATGCACCTTCTTGCGATCGAGCGAGCACAAACGGACGCGTCGAGCTGgggcgatgcggcgcagctgaCCATGCTCTTGTGTGCGGGCGCACAAACGTGTGCCAACAAGTCCGATCCGGAGAGTGCAGTATACCCCCGTGGCCATCCAGTCCGTGCGATGCTGCTCACAACGCTCGGAAAACTGCTTGTGCAAGTTACAAGTGTGGCTGAGGTGCGGCGTACGCCGCTGTTTTCGGGAGCGCCTGCGCTTCCGGCCGACGTTGCACAAACGGCATGGTTGGCACAACAGGCACTGCAACAAGCGCTTCAAGAGGCGACTATTGGTTTCGTGCATGGTGATATTGTAGATatggcgcgtgctgcactCGCTACAGGGTCATAATAAACGGTCCTTGGCCTGTTCTGGTGCTGGCTCTTTTGGCGGCTCCAAGTCGCCGAATCCCAAATTTTCCATACTCTCGACCTCCATAA is a window encoding:
- a CDS encoding uncharacterized protein (COG:B; EggNog:ENOG503P26V), with the translated sequence MSFAEVKAKRKARDFFSTQAHMRANEANKANDTPYAHALQGTSLYVVHTENYGRGLAVGSDAKPGDVLLRTTPHVSVLHTNQVQDRCYYCFRKRPIPLDAWDAARHCDECGALQRWASAARDAGQASVDPGADQYSAMEARPTEDADAAQLAFQLARFVSMDADPATSLRAFECPDAESLLSMIGAYTANAFMLSDPQLDPIGVSISPVAALCNHSCTPNAVVVFPSSSSSRTMQLVSLKPIRSGEQVWTSYVDLMDTYAHRQHMLQARYMFTCSCPLCTLTTCGAPHWTDPRTSLWCRVPGCRGFVATPRLDADRSDTGACNVCAKQSTLRGTLALHTRWQAAEALAEMAQHDAAAIPYTKLLSMVAWLSELVPPANTLLWRLLYTMHLLAIERAQTDASSWGDAAQLTMLLCAGAQTCANKSDPESAVYPRGHPVRAMLLTTLGKLLVQVTSVAEVRRTPLFSGAPALPADVAQTAWLAQQALQQALQEATIGFVHGDIVDMARAALATGS